Genomic DNA from Theobroma cacao cultivar B97-61/B2 chromosome 3, Criollo_cocoa_genome_V2, whole genome shotgun sequence:
TGTTGGTGGAAGCACTTGAATTCCCATGGTTCAACAGCTTCTTAAGGAATTCTTTGATGGGAACGAACCAAACAAGGGTGTGAACCCAGATGAGGCCGTCGCATATGGTGCTGCTATATAGGTAAGTATCTAGAGTGGAGAAGGAGGCGACAGAACCAAAggtaaaaattctttttccaAATTTCCAGTTTCTATATCTCTTTCCTATTGTTGATCAAGCAGGTTCCGGAAGCTGAGAACTGACTATTGTTTTTGTCATCAAATGTGCTTCAGATATACTTCTACCGGATGTGGCACCGCTGACCTTGGCAACGAAACTGTTGGTGGGGTGATGACCAGGTTTTTGACGGTGAAAGGAGTCTCACAAAGGACTACAGGATGCTTGGGAAATTCCATTTATTTGATATTGCTCCAGCTCCAAGGTGAATAATTTACCATGGCTGTCATCCAtctgttttaagaaaattcacgTCCTGGATCCTGTTAGCAAGGAAGGTAACGGTAGTTCTCTGCTTCCACTAATTTCTGGATTGTTTAAGATTTTGGATGCTTGTAAATAGATGTGGGACCGTTTATGATACCTTCACTGGTTGGTCCTTATTTTGGCTGTGTTTTTTGTAAGTCAGGTTTGTAACTGACTGCTGTCTCAAGTCAGATTCTTTTGTAAATTACAGGGACTCCCTGTCTTGATCAATGAAAATCCTTacttattcaaaaaaaaaaaagaaaattcatgaaaatgcGTGCCAACTCGTTTGTTTCAACAGAGGAACCCCCAGATTGAAGTTACATTCGAGGTAGATGCAATGGTGTATTAAACGTTAGGGCAAAAGACAAGGCCTCGGGGCGGCGGTCTGAGAAGATTACAATTGCCAATGACAAAGGTAGGTTGAGTCAAGATGAGAATTGACCGTATGGTTCAGGAAGCAGAGCAGTTTGCCGAGGAAGACAAGAAGATGAAAGCGAAGATCGATGCTTGAATAGCTTGGAGAACTATGTTTACAATATGAAGAACCACATAAATGACTAAGGCAGGCTTGCTGAGTCTGAAGAGGAGGAGAAGATAGATTCAGCAATTAAAGACGCCCTGGAGTGGTTGGATGACAAGCAAAATGCAGAAGAGGACTTTGCTGAGAAGCTGAAAGAGGGGGGGTTGTCAAGAGTAGAGAGACAGGGAAAAGGGCGAGGATTGCTCCCCTGTATGCTTCCTATTTCACATGTTCAATTTTGGGTGGGGAAGTGAAAATGACAAGTTtattaaatttacattttaaaacatttatcattttaataataaataatttatttaaatttttaaatatatttttaaatattaatatatgatactgtttttattatctaataataaaataataattaaatgagCGAACCAAATTGAACTAAAATTtgataacttaaaaaaaaaatcatatgaaCCCAACTCAATCCACCGATGAACACTGCTTAACATGTCCATgtattaaacttaaattttgatatttaacCATAATTTTAAGGATTAAAAccatattttcaataaaataattgtaaatcaaacattaaaatattatatttttaaaactttaatccaaaactttttcatttataCCAATGGCGATGATATTAAAACACCAAACACCACCTTAAGGAGCTGCCCAACCGTCCAGCCGAAGAGGCAGAGTTTTGTTATCGATTACACATGGTCCTCGTACATTTAAATCTCAACTCCCACCAACAACCAGTTAGGTTAACTGCTCACAACCCCCACACCGTCCACGACATAACGGTATATATAACAAAACTCTGCTCAAACCCTTCGAAGGGAGACACCCGTGTTGTCACTAGTCCGCATACTTTAACTAGATCAGTAACTGGTGATATAGTCACACGAATGAATAaacctctctcttttttaccACCTTCAAAAGAAAGCATTTGAATTCATTTCACTGGCTAAATATTCTCTTCAATATAATTAGGGAGAAAGAGGGAGCAGTAATTAAGAAGATGAGGGCAATAAATGAACAACATAGTGCCCCACATTAGCATATAACTatggaaaaagaacaaaaggtTGTTTATAGCCATATACATCCATGAGTAATTTGTCAAGAACTATTTTAACTGAAAGCAAACTCAGCATAACCCATAGGTTAATCGGCTTTGCCTGCACATTGCAACCAAGGCCAATCCAACGCACACAGGTCAACTGGAGAGTTGCCATCATCGTCCTCCATATCTTTGTCTGCATTTTGTTTCACAAGAAATTCAGCAATGTCTTCCCTCTCACACACAACAGCGTAATGCAAGGGGGTTTGGCCTTCATTGTCCTtccaatagaaaaataaagattttaacaACACTGATGACAACACCAGAAACAGAGAGaataatatatgaaaaatattgtGCACCGTTGAATAGGTCCAAGCTGACGCATGAACCACCCAAAACTCTTATTTCTCATTTACTTCAGTACTCTATTGAAACATAAAACATTGCAAAGAcaatatttcataatttttgtcaTGCATTACAGACCCATCAAGAAAACTATGAGTAGTTTCAGCAAGCAGAAAAATATCAGGGAGTAAAAACCAATTAATTGTGACACCAACAACAATAACTACCTTAGCATTCACATCAGCATTCCTGCTAACAAGTGCTTCCGTAATTTTAAAATGGCCACGGTCTACAGCCCAATGCAATGGGGTCCTGCCTTCACTATCTGCATGCATCATAAGCAGAGAGCTTAGAAGGTTATGCAAGTCTTTCAAATCCCTGGTATGCAAGTCTAGTTCTttctttaaaggaaaaaaaacagCTTCATAGAAACAAACCTCGCAAATTCACAGAAACATCACTTTCAATGCATTTAAGCAAATTATCCAGTTCTCCTTCTCTAGCAAAAGCATGAATAGCATCCATTTTCCTGAAAAAGAATAATCCTTTAGCATTCCCATCAAAATTCTTAGTTACTAAAGAACTATACCCTCTGATCTGAAGGAAGTGTTAAAGAATTTTTGGAGAAGGAAAGTTTAATTCATTAATGAATCACTTACAAAAATGCACCCCTTTGTCTAACAGGAACCATTTCATAGTCCAAAAAAGCACAACCATATTAACAACCAGCACATAGCGACTTACACTATACCTAAGGCATCATAAATGAACAAGTAACATCAATGCTTGTGAAAGAGATTCAGAATTCCCTACAAACAGCAAAAGATGAACCCATAATGCACAGAACAAACAGTAAAATATAACTATCTGACTTATGTCCAAAATCAGACTTGAAAACATAAATCCTGGAAGGGGCACATTCCTTTTTCATAGTCCATAGTTAAATGACCTTTGACTGTGGAAGGTTccataaatatattgtattggaTAGGAAGATGATAAGTAGAACCACAACATAGTATAACAAGAAGAGAATTTTACTATCATGAGTAAAAAAGTAAACATGCTTAATTATACCTCaagaaaggaagaattttTTCTATTCAAATTTCCATATGACTCTTGCATGTTTAAAACCGATTACTCCATCACAAACAACAGTAACTTCAAAGACCTACATAAGTTTGCTCAAGCAAATATCAGATATCTATAAGATAAATCATCAACCGCACAAATAAATTCAAGCCTGATCACATATATACAACTAAAGGTCGAGTTTACATCAAAATGTACCcaaaaaacaattcaattggTATTCTCCTAACTTGTTAACCTCAGTGAGACATAAATAGACCTAATAAATAGCATTTAAAAACACCCGATGGAAGTTCCAAGAACCTTACAACTCATTTCCAGATTCCTCTTCATACACAAAAGAGCTGAAAACTGGTCCCATTGGTCCTCTGGCATCTCTACTTGCAGCATTTTCAGCCCCACCTTTGCTCTTCTAGGAACAAAAGTTGATAAATCAGTAAATCAGcaacacaaaagaaaaaaaaaagtagataATAAAACAGTATCAAAGAAACGGCAAGATAGCAAcagaaaagattaaaattgcACCATAGCTGAACCAGCAGCCCAAGTTGGATATAGCTCTGTAACGATGTCAATGTATTTCTGCATTGCTTCTTCTGGAGGCATAGCACCCAATTTGTGCCATGCTTGCCTAACAAAAATATGATATCCATATTCAAATATTAGGAATGTAAATTCTCAAGCAATTTGCAATCATTTAAATGTTGAATTATGTAGTAGAAACAATTCTCAAGCTAAATGGCAGTGCCTCACAATGTGGGagtaataaaagaagaaaaaaaaaggacaagCAAACTTTGCCGATTGAATGAGAAAACATGTCAATTATCATTCATCACCAACTTTACCCAAATGTCTACTCATAATAAGTGCTTCAAGAAAACAAGCTGAACTTTGAATCGTAAAAAGATCAAAGAATACACTTCTCAGAGCCAAGTGAAAACTTTTATCAAAGAATCTGTTGTTGCCAGCGAAgcaaattaaattatactcaGCAAGCTCAGTTGTAGAATTCACATTTCCCAAAATAAGAAACAGCCCACCAACAAACCAACAAAAAATAGACGAagaaattagaaaagaaaaaaaaacagaaaacgCCAATAAGCACCGTCTTACCACTTAGCACGAGCCGTCATTTTCAAAGCAGAAGGCTGAGGAGCAGTGCAAGGACCTTCAGTGGCAATTTTGTACAAACCGTAAAGCTGCAACTGCACCTCACTCGACACCTTCTGCGACAACCGATCCGCCGCTGCCGCCGCCACGAACGCCGTCGCTGCACTAAACGCCTCATCCAGCTCCGTACACTCCACCCCTTCCCAATCGTCATCGtcgtcatcatcatcaccatcgTCATCACCACCATCACTCTCGTTCCTAACACTTCCCACTTCGGCGATCACCGAATCCGCGTCGTGCGGTCCCCCGAAATCAGTGCGGACATGCGGGTCGGATTCGGAACCCGAGTCGAGTTTGTTGTGGGCTTGGACATGGGCTGTTCGGGCTCGGGCAATTGAAAGGTTATCTTCTTTGAAAGAAACGACTAAGGAGATTAACTTAGCGAGGAGATAAGAGAAGAGAAGACCTATGAGTATTGATTGCAAAAGCTGTTGCCAGTCAGCCATGGAATCCACCAAGATATTCtcaagtaaaaattaaaaaccctaaccctaaaaTTTGAGAGTGATTGTACGGACAAAAGCGTAGGGAAATGAAAGCCTAGAAATGGATCATCTTGTCATCGGAGTTAAACTAAAACCCTATAAACCTTTTGAAGattgaagaaaataattttctttttctttttttagctttctttatattttttacttatgttCCTTTTGGGCTGGGGGACCTCTTTTTAGTAGTTTTAACAGGACGAAACTTTGGCGCCGGAGGAACAGTGTGCATCCTATTAATAGCGAGAAGAGAACCATTACGTGGGTGTAGTGCGCACCCTTGAATTGGATCAGGTGTTTCGCGGACTATggttatttcttttttgttagaCAGGTGGCTTGTTTTTAGTCGTTGAATTTGGTGGTACTGGTAAAAAAAATATCGATCTCTCTTTGTCTTTATCTCCGGAGAGATGGTATATCACGTGTTTCACACGTGATGTATCAGAACTTTTAGTTCACTGTTGTTGGCctttattatatttctttatgTGGTTGGTTAATTCTTACAGCCTTTGAATAATCTTTTATTAGAAGCCATGTGTTACAACTTACTAATATTAATGCATTAATGAGTTTTGATATCACCCACTAAGTTACGTAAATATTATCACGAAATTTTGAcataatttaatcataaaCAATAAAATCTTCAAtcacaataaataaatataaaaaattgttttaaatatcTATACTGCATTTAAAATTCATagctgaattgatttttatgtttGGAATAATTGGttgaattgtaaaataatttattgattgatttatttagtTAATCTTTGATTTATATTAAACTTCACACAATAGTAACAACATATAGGttggtaattgtttaattattattagtataatttattcttttacatGTTACTTAATAATCAACCTAATAATTATAAACAGTTGGAATAAACGACCTTTAGgatttgaatttaagtttttacataataataaaatggaTCGTTTTTGAATTGGTGTCCCCATGTAACTAGTTCAATCAGATCGGtagcaaaaatgaaaagactTACCACTACGGGAATCTATCTCAAAATCTTAAAGCAAAACCATCTTATGTTGTCTATGAACATAGTTATGCTATGCGTGAGTGTGGGTATGCAGTTTGCTACGTTCATAGCCCAATTTAAGGAGGGTTGAGGCGTGGAACCGAATCCAGCCACACTTTCTATTTCGGTTGCGGCCCACAGTCAACTCTTTCTATTCGTGAAGAAACCGCAAGCAATTGACTGGAGGGGTCTGTTTCAAAAATGTTTTGTGAGAAGCCAACAGTTTCGCTGATGCTCTAGCAAGATCGGGGGTGGAGAGAGGGGACATGTTCTCGGCTGTATGGTAGGGGAGGAAGTTGCAGTCTGGAACTTATATGAAAAGATAATATCAGCTGATGTGTTCTGGTTTTGTAAACAACTGGCAGTTGGAAGAGGCAAAGGTGAGAAGTCCAAGTAAGGAATCCCTCTTGCTGTCTCTGTCTTgtatttttgttggttttgttATGTGTATGGAGATCGGGGTAAAAGGGGAGCAGAGCAGGCCTGCTGTAATTCGTATGCTTCTGCTTTATGTTGTGTAGCTCTCAATTAAGGGAGTCTGCGGTTGATTTTGGACATTGTGATATGGGGGAAGTTTCTGTTGCTGTTGTTCGTTTTGTACCATTCCAGAGATTTGGAATGCGTGAGCTGTTTTAATCTCTTTATTTAATGAAAGCATATAttgtttgaaaataataataataatagacaAGTATTCATCAAAGCGCACGGAATTATACTACAACATAATGTCGATTCAAGCATTACATCTTTGAGCTAGTAAAAAATTTGTGTATATATCTGGAATGTAATTCGCTGCGAATACCATCACCATATGGCCATGCGTCTATGTCTAGGCATGTTACATCCCTCCTCCCTGTTCCTGTTTTCTTGTCTGTAAAGGAACTATAATAACAAAAGcgaaaacaaaattgaaactGATCAATCATTCCTAGTTCTATGCCCCCTGGTTGTCTGATTGCAACAAGCTGTCCTCTCCATCAGCATCAGTATTGACACTTTCCATAGCCTGCAACatgaaaagaacaaaaaagggtTCAGAGAAAGTTTGTCAAAGATGAGCTCTAGCAATCAAAAATATGCTACTAGCTACTAATTAAGAACATGGATGCATCAGAAAGACAAGGGTGGATAACAGGGCAGTAAGAAGAGGTATTCGTGATCTTAATTACTTGGATCAACGTCTGTGATGGCTCCAGTTTGCTCAAAAGCACAATCATACTCTTTCCTATCGGTGGATTGATAGTAAGCATTCATGGCAAAAGCTGCATGGGCTCGAACAGTGTTAGGAAGGAAGCAAGCTCCATCTTCTTGAATCGGTCCACAGTCCAAACCCAAACCGCACACATAATCAATATTTCTTTGTAAAGCATTTTCATCCGCGCCCGTTTTGGGAAGACACCATTGTTTTCCCTCAGACCTTGGCGTAGGATTCACCGGCGCCGCCGTTGGCACTGGGGTTGGGTTGTTAGGAATGGATGATCTAGCCTGCCAAAGACAAACCACAAGAATagataaaattcattaatcaTTATCGGTAAATCAATTTTATctaattaattcatgaaatatatttttcaccatgattattaattattagaagGCTGGCTGTAATGACTAACAAACATGTAACATGGTGAATATTGGGGCCGGCAGCTACCGTGGGCCTTAGGATCCCGACATCATAAACGGGTGCCATATCTGGTTGGAAGAGCCCGAAATTCCTCTCACATGTAGGCCCTGGCTTAAGATTTTCATTGAAAAGCGCAAAGATGTAGGTCTCGAAAGTCCGGTTTGGCATTAGGGGTGTGCCAGCACCAGATGCTACGTGCCGCATGAGATTGCCATTGTATTCAGCTGCACTCTCTGCATCAACACCAACTTGGGTCGAATCCCCCATGGATGGCCAACCAGTTTCGGCTATGACAATCTCAAGATCATCAAATCCTACGAATTTCATGGCTGAAAAGACCGCATCTAATTGAGCATCTAACATGTTTGTGTAATGCAGCTCTGTGTTTTCATCGAACACTCCTGCATTAGGCCGAAACAGGGCATAATCAAGGGTATCAGGTGAGCAGCCAAAAAATGGATAAGGGTTCACCATGAAGGGTGAATTGGTAGCTCTAAGGAAGCTAAGCAATGGTTTGAGAACATGAGTGTCATAGCCTTGTCGAAACTTTCCAGTGGATGGTGGGCTTGAATTTGAGAGAATGCCTAGAGAGTGAGGTGTGGAGACTTGGATTCTACGGTCTAGTGAAGCTTCAACAAGGGCGGTGTGGAGGGTTTGCACAGCTGGAACAAGACTTCCTATTAACAGTTTGTTTGCTGTTGATATTACTTCATTGCCTACTAAAATACGGACTATATTCGTGGCTGGTGTGTAAGGTTGGATATTGTCTTCCACCCATTGTTGAGCCAAGTTTAGCTTGGTAAGGCGAGGGATTTGATCATTTGGAACAGTTACTGTGATAGCAATGCCAGTGTGGGCAAAGGCTTTTAGAATGTCAGGGTTGGCGTCGAAGAGCCTAACGCGGTTGATGACCGTGGACTCTAGAAGGAAATGCGCCACTTGAGCTGGTGGGGGAAGATTGTTCGCAACGGTGCCATAGTTTATCCCAATTGTCCCTTCGActcctagaaaaaaaaagataaccACACCAATTAATCAGTTATACATCTATGTTGGTACAAAATTTTTGCAAGTGGAATATCACAGTTTTCATACCTCGGACGAGCGTTGATGCCAGAAAAAATAAGATGGATGCGACCAATACAGAAGAAAAGACAGAGATGAATTCTTTCGCCATGGCTTTGGTGGGTATGGGAAGATGCTGAATGATGCATTGGGGGCAAACCATGGCTCAAGAAGTGGAGTGTGAGATACTTTTCTTTGTGAATGGGGGAAGGTCTGGATGCCGTGGCATGAACCATGTTTGCAAGAACTTTATCGTTTGCGCCTGCTTTAGATGTAACTTTGGATTATACCTTTTCCTTTGATTCTGTTACATCATTCTCCCTTTCTTTGCAAcggaattttttttcttgcaacCAAGTATGGGCCAATCTTGACAATGCGAACCGGGCTTTGTGTAGTCAATCAGCTTGGTATATTGAAGTGAAAGTGTCATCGAGACAACTAATGAAACTTGTCAGATCTTACTTTAGTCCACGGCAGGGGAATAATCTTTTCTTCCATGCTGGAGAAGGTATCAGCTGTCGTGAGTTCCTTATTAGCTTAAACAATACGATATTCTTCAGCTCCTAATATAACCAGTGAGAATCCTATCAACTCTCACAACGCAGTATAAGAGAGCctaatattcatttttattacttttttatttgaaagtTCAATATATTGAGGAAAGGAGAGAACGAAATTCGCCCCTAGAGAAAGCagaagattttaaactgttgtCCCCAAGTCAAGAATAACACTCCCGAATCCCGGTACACAAACAAAAAGATCTGTCAGTAAAAGTTCAGCTTACAAAACCTTGCTGAACTCAAGTCCCCCATCACACCTATACAATCATAACCCACCTTAAAACCAGAAACAGACACTTTCTCAGCCAAACCCAAAAATACAGTTCAACCAAGAGGCTCAAACAAAAAACAACCCCTCCAAAGAAGAAATGCCAACTCatttttattacttatttGACCTTTTTTCACTGAATTAAGCTCTTGCTTGTGGCCTGTGTTTGCGAATCAAAACTATACTAGCAGAGCTTTAGGTGTCTATAGATTTGATTGtaccaaataaaattttgaataaaatacagTCGGAGAAGTCGCATATATCagcaatgaaaatgaaaaaaatgtaactaaaaaatttaaatatttccaTCGAAGCAGAATGGAAAATGCTGTTGAGAAAAAACAATGAAATCCAGCTCTAGATTCATCGTACACTAAATTATTACTGAACGTTTTCCCCGACAAGTACCTTTTCAGCATTTCACAGCTCAGCCAGTTTCTCAGCCTGTCACTTTTTTATTGGTTGGGCAAGCCTTGTTCTTATCCTTTTCCTTCCCATTA
This window encodes:
- the LOC18605802 gene encoding glucan endo-1,3-beta-glucosidase isoform X2; this encodes MVCPQCIIQHLPIPTKAMAKEFISVFSSVLVASILFFLASTLVRGVEGTIGINYGTVANNLPPPAQVAHFLLESTVINRVRLFDANPDILKAFAHTGIAITVTVPNDQIPRLTKLNLAQQWVEDNIQPYTPATNIVRILVGNEVISTANKLLIGSLVPAVQTLHTALVEASLDRRIQVSTPHSLGILSNSSPPSTGKFRQGYDTHVLKPLLSFLRATNSPFMVNPYPFFGCSPDTLDYALFRPNAGVFDENTELHYTNMLDAQLDAVFSAMKFVGFDDLEIVIAETGWPSMGDSTQVGVDAESAAEYNGNLMRHVASGAGTPLMPNRTFETYIFALFNENLKPGPTCERNFGLFQPDMAPVYDVGILRPTVAAGPNIHHVTC
- the LOC18605802 gene encoding glucan endo-1,3-beta-glucosidase isoform X1, with amino-acid sequence MVCPQCIIQHLPIPTKAMAKEFISVFSSVLVASILFFLASTLVRGVEGTIGINYGTVANNLPPPAQVAHFLLESTVINRVRLFDANPDILKAFAHTGIAITVTVPNDQIPRLTKLNLAQQWVEDNIQPYTPATNIVRILVGNEVISTANKLLIGSLVPAVQTLHTALVEASLDRRIQVSTPHSLGILSNSSPPSTGKFRQGYDTHVLKPLLSFLRATNSPFMVNPYPFFGCSPDTLDYALFRPNAGVFDENTELHYTNMLDAQLDAVFSAMKFVGFDDLEIVIAETGWPSMGDSTQVGVDAESAAEYNGNLMRHVASGAGTPLMPNRTFETYIFALFNENLKPGPTCERNFGLFQPDMAPVYDVGILRPTARSSIPNNPTPVPTAAPVNPTPRSEGKQWCLPKTGADENALQRNIDYVCGLGLDCGPIQEDGACFLPNTVRAHAAFAMNAYYQSTDRKEYDCAFEQTGAITDVDPSYGKCQY
- the LOC18605800 gene encoding acyl-CoA-binding domain-containing protein 1 isoform X1, producing MADWQQLLQSILIGLLFSYLLAKLISLVVSFKEDNLSIARARTAHVQAHNKLDSGSESDPHVRTDFGGPHDADSVIAEVGSVRNESDGGDDDGDDDDDDDDWEGVECTELDEAFSAATAFVAAAAADRLSQKVSSEVQLQLYGLYKIATEGPCTAPQPSALKMTARAKWQAWHKLGAMPPEEAMQKYIDIVTELYPTWAAGSAMKSKGGAENAASRDARGPMGPVFSSFVYEEESGNELKMDAIHAFAREGELDNLLKCIESDVSVNLRDSEGRTPLHWAVDRGHFKITEALVSRNADVNAKDNEGQTPLHYAVVCEREDIAEFLVKQNADKDMEDDDGNSPVDLCALDWPWLQCAGKAD
- the LOC18605800 gene encoding acyl-CoA-binding domain-containing protein 1 isoform X2; translated protein: MADWQQLLQSILIGLLFSYLLAKLISLVVSFKEDNLSIARARTAHVQAHNKLDSGSESDPHVRTDFGGPHDADSVIAEVGSVRNESDGGDDDGDDDDDDDDWEGVECTELDEAFSAATAFVAAAAADRLSQKVSSEVQLQLYGLYKIATEGPCTAPQPSALKMTARAKWQAWHKLGAMPPEEAMQKYIDIVTELYPTWAAGSAMSKGGAENAASRDARGPMGPVFSSFVYEEESGNELKMDAIHAFAREGELDNLLKCIESDVSVNLRDSEGRTPLHWAVDRGHFKITEALVSRNADVNAKDNEGQTPLHYAVVCEREDIAEFLVKQNADKDMEDDDGNSPVDLCALDWPWLQCAGKAD